The following are encoded in a window of Bdellovibrio svalbardensis genomic DNA:
- a CDS encoding OmpA family protein, whose protein sequence is MIFNRITMLSALASVTIFNSLAAEALISSEIEAASKLLGANLVNEFTFDEGKTTLDEQTRAEVRSFIKEASKRGEITEVKVAVWADKEYSTEPTREQPADVKLSEARARSMRDYLTQDLALKNVSSYNMSERPNPLFKNIKVSRGTASESYSMNNDYIFTRVNKSKAVIMIYLR, encoded by the coding sequence ATGATCTTTAACAGAATAACCATGTTGAGCGCTTTGGCTTCCGTCACAATCTTCAACTCCTTAGCCGCGGAGGCATTAATCTCATCGGAGATCGAAGCCGCATCAAAGCTTCTTGGTGCCAATCTGGTAAATGAATTTACCTTTGACGAAGGAAAAACAACTCTAGACGAACAGACTCGCGCTGAAGTTCGTTCGTTCATCAAAGAGGCCAGCAAAAGAGGAGAAATCACCGAAGTTAAAGTGGCAGTCTGGGCTGACAAAGAATACTCCACGGAGCCTACACGGGAACAACCCGCCGATGTAAAACTCAGCGAGGCCCGTGCCAGATCGATGAGGGATTATCTCACTCAAGATCTGGCTTTGAAAAATGTCAGCAGCTACAACATGAGCGAACGCCCCAATCCCCTGTTTAAAAACATTAAAGTCTCGAGGGGTACGGCATCTGAAAGCTATAGCATGAACAATGACTACATCTTCACGCGAGTAAATAAGTCGAAGGCCGTGATTATGATCTATCTTCGCTAG
- a CDS encoding riboflavin synthase, whose amino-acid sequence MFSGIVESVMPIISSEELVNAYRVKIKKPSEFDDIKLGDSIACDGVCLTVEAFDDTQMTFALAAETIKVLEWNPSSWLGKKVNLERSLRFGDRIHGHLVTGHVDSLGTVLRAEHEGESFFLDVKVQNSILPYVWKKGSITLNGVSLTVNELKDDTVSVCLIPETIKRTNLGDLTKGSRLNVEPDYMARAIQRSLEVKKD is encoded by the coding sequence ATGTTTTCTGGAATCGTAGAGTCCGTCATGCCCATTATCAGTTCGGAAGAGCTTGTTAATGCCTATCGTGTAAAAATCAAAAAACCCAGTGAATTCGACGACATAAAGCTCGGCGACAGCATTGCCTGTGATGGCGTTTGCTTGACCGTTGAGGCGTTCGACGACACTCAGATGACTTTCGCTCTGGCAGCGGAAACCATTAAGGTCCTTGAATGGAATCCTTCGAGCTGGCTGGGTAAAAAGGTCAATCTCGAGAGATCTTTGCGTTTCGGCGACAGAATCCATGGGCACCTTGTCACTGGTCATGTCGACAGTCTCGGGACAGTCTTGCGGGCAGAGCATGAAGGGGAATCCTTCTTTCTGGACGTCAAAGTTCAAAATTCGATTTTGCCCTACGTATGGAAAAAAGGCAGCATTACTCTGAATGGAGTGAGCTTGACCGTTAATGAACTTAAGGATGACACCGTTTCTGTGTGTCTGATCCCAGAAACAATCAAACGCACCAACTTGGGTGATTTAACAAAAGGCAGCCGCTTGAATGTTGAGCCTGATTATATGGCTCGTGCAATTCAACGTTCGTTGGAAGTAAAGAAGGACTAA
- a CDS encoding DUF1328 domain-containing protein: MLRAAIAFFILAIVAFVLGAGGIAGMSMEIGRLLLIVFLVLAVISFFINMMGRRGHR; encoded by the coding sequence ATGTTAAGAGCCGCAATTGCATTCTTTATTTTGGCTATCGTCGCATTCGTTTTGGGTGCCGGAGGTATTGCCGGCATGTCGATGGAGATTGGGCGCTTACTGCTTATCGTGTTCCTGGTGTTGGCTGTCATCAGCTTCTTCATCAATATGATGGGGCGTAGAGGACATCGATAA
- a CDS encoding selenocysteine lyase — MYKHLYKRFLEANPTQLHFASHSHHYWPDVTREAQLQYWDDSATHVDNKWGYLFGTKVPLAQKLISENLNLSKPSQIIFAPNTHEFVFRLMSSLDWTNKISILTTDSEFYSFDRQVNRLAELAQFEVVKVPVAPFDTFHERFETELKSREWNMVFLSHVFFNSALVADFHRLVKSAPADSIFVVDGYHGFMAVPTDLSSVEDRLFYLAGSYKYAQGGEGACFLHVPSSVRHRPFYTGWFAELSHLSSVGNQVPYPADGMQYSGSTMDFTPVYRLIATLELFKKENLTVGKIHAWVQQNQKYFLDELAKKNHPLINRESLIAADLNHHGHFLTFDLPSTEATQSLVNEMKSKGLHTDSRGTRLRFGFGLYQDKTQIQKAVELLAGC, encoded by the coding sequence ATGTACAAACATCTCTACAAACGTTTTCTTGAGGCCAACCCGACCCAACTACACTTCGCCAGTCACAGCCATCATTACTGGCCGGATGTCACACGTGAAGCGCAACTTCAGTATTGGGATGATTCTGCCACACACGTTGATAATAAGTGGGGATATTTGTTCGGAACGAAGGTTCCACTTGCGCAAAAACTTATCTCTGAAAATTTAAACCTTTCTAAACCATCGCAAATCATTTTCGCACCGAATACCCACGAGTTTGTATTTCGTTTGATGAGCTCGCTGGATTGGACGAATAAGATTTCTATTCTGACAACTGATTCAGAGTTCTATAGCTTCGACCGCCAAGTGAACCGTTTGGCAGAACTGGCACAATTCGAAGTGGTGAAAGTTCCAGTCGCCCCTTTTGATACGTTTCACGAACGCTTTGAAACAGAGCTCAAATCACGCGAATGGAATATGGTTTTCTTAAGCCATGTTTTCTTTAACTCGGCCCTGGTTGCAGACTTCCATCGTCTTGTGAAAAGCGCACCCGCAGATTCAATCTTCGTTGTCGACGGCTACCATGGTTTTATGGCTGTCCCGACAGACCTGAGCTCTGTAGAGGATCGTTTGTTCTATCTTGCTGGCTCTTACAAATACGCCCAAGGGGGCGAAGGTGCTTGCTTCCTGCATGTCCCATCATCAGTCAGACACCGTCCCTTCTATACGGGCTGGTTTGCGGAGCTGTCTCATTTGTCCAGCGTCGGCAATCAAGTGCCTTACCCTGCAGATGGCATGCAGTACTCCGGAAGTACGATGGACTTCACCCCCGTCTATCGACTGATCGCCACTCTTGAGCTTTTCAAAAAAGAAAACCTTACGGTGGGAAAGATCCACGCATGGGTCCAACAGAATCAAAAATACTTCCTGGATGAACTCGCAAAGAAAAACCATCCACTGATCAACAGAGAATCTTTGATCGCGGCTGACCTCAATCACCACGGCCACTTCCTCACCTTTGATCTGCCGTCAACAGAAGCGACACAAAGCCTGGTCAACGAAATGAAGTCAAAAGGCCTGCACACCGACTCCCGCGGCACAAGACTCCGCTTCGGCTTCGGCCTCTACCAAGACAAAACCCAAATCCAAAAAGCCGTCGAGCTTCTTGCTGGGTGCTGA
- a CDS encoding tyrosine-type recombinase/integrase yields MSKAFYLNENIDKYLKYMTFIRSASPLTIKHYTLDLQQAFELDKNSRSAKNSWTEPELLTSVRLAFNRWAQLSLASRNRKAATLKSFFSWAFDQELTERDLSMQVTCPKVPKKIPHFLSVDEALAVLKTFEEKNEIPLREKVLFLLLYGGGLRVSEACNLKWSDVHVSQKVLRVMGKGSKERVIALPSMTIAVLQRWKKESGFNEFVFGETPLVQRTAYEMVKQSGIRAGLLKPLHPHALRHSFATHLLSSGANLRTLQELLGHESLQATEKYTHLGIDQLARTMEKLHPLGKGK; encoded by the coding sequence ATGAGTAAGGCTTTTTATCTTAACGAAAACATAGATAAATACCTGAAATACATGACTTTTATTAGGTCAGCCTCCCCCCTTACAATCAAGCACTACACCCTCGATTTACAGCAAGCCTTTGAACTCGATAAAAATTCACGTTCAGCCAAGAATTCTTGGACCGAGCCCGAACTACTAACATCTGTTCGATTGGCCTTTAACCGTTGGGCGCAGCTTTCTTTGGCCTCAAGAAACCGCAAGGCAGCCACTCTGAAGAGCTTCTTTTCCTGGGCCTTTGACCAGGAACTCACCGAGAGAGATCTCTCTATGCAGGTCACTTGCCCGAAGGTTCCGAAGAAGATCCCGCACTTCCTGAGTGTGGATGAAGCCCTCGCAGTTCTAAAAACCTTCGAAGAAAAAAACGAAATTCCTCTGCGCGAGAAAGTCCTGTTCCTGCTTCTTTATGGTGGAGGACTGCGCGTGAGCGAGGCTTGCAACTTGAAGTGGTCCGATGTGCATGTCTCGCAAAAAGTTTTACGCGTGATGGGAAAAGGCTCGAAAGAGCGAGTGATTGCTTTGCCTTCAATGACCATCGCCGTCTTGCAGAGATGGAAAAAAGAAAGCGGCTTTAATGAGTTCGTCTTCGGTGAGACTCCACTGGTTCAAAGAACTGCTTACGAGATGGTGAAGCAAAGTGGAATTCGTGCGGGCCTTCTCAAGCCTCTGCATCCTCATGCCTTGAGGCACAGCTTTGCGACTCATCTGCTATCAAGCGGAGCGAACCTTCGCACGTTGCAAGAACTGCTGGGCCACGAAAGCCTGCAGGCGACCGAGAAGTACACTCACTTGGGAATTGATCAGCTAGCGAGAACCATGGAAAAGCTGCATCCCTTGGGTAAGGGCAAATAG
- a CDS encoding TRASH domain-containing protein, with translation MKQIKSFFVIAVSAVLVLLTIGTTALAKENLKVVPNQRVCMVTNMVFPRDQIPVAHGGKTYYGCCQNCKQTLAQDASARTAQDPVTKRIVDKATAVIAAREDGSVIYFESQASLQKYQTRGK, from the coding sequence ATGAAACAGATCAAGAGTTTCTTTGTCATCGCAGTTTCTGCCGTGCTGGTTTTGCTCACCATAGGAACGACGGCATTGGCTAAAGAAAACCTGAAAGTTGTTCCTAATCAAAGAGTCTGCATGGTCACCAACATGGTATTTCCTCGCGATCAAATTCCTGTAGCTCACGGTGGAAAGACTTATTATGGTTGCTGCCAAAACTGCAAACAGACCTTAGCGCAAGATGCCTCAGCACGCACAGCTCAGGATCCCGTAACTAAGAGAATCGTCGACAAAGCCACGGCAGTTATCGCCGCCCGAGAAGATGGCTCTGTGATCTATTTTGAAAGCCAAGCCAGTCTTCAGAAATATCAGACCCGCGGAAAATGA
- a CDS encoding flagellin N-terminal helical domain-containing protein translates to MGMRVSTNVSALNAQRNLVGSQRAINDSMAKLASGSRINKAADDAAGLAISESFKAQIRSATQAQRNANDGISMVQTAEGGLNEIGNIVVRLRELGIQAASDTVGETERGMLNKEVTQLKSEVQRIANVTTWGTTKLLDGSSPKFDFQVGIRNNAEEDRISFNASENVATLDALGIAGIDFSSKEGAQDALAKLDAAQTSVSGTRANLGALQNRLTSTVDNLGVATENMSAANSRIRDTDVASASSEMTRNNILLQAGTSTLAQANQSNQLALKLIG, encoded by the coding sequence ATGGGAATGAGAGTATCAACAAACGTATCAGCACTTAATGCACAAAGAAACTTGGTTGGTTCACAAAGAGCAATCAACGATTCAATGGCGAAACTAGCATCTGGCAGCCGTATCAATAAAGCTGCGGACGATGCTGCAGGTTTGGCAATTTCTGAAAGCTTCAAAGCACAGATTCGTTCTGCGACTCAAGCTCAAAGAAATGCTAATGACGGTATCTCGATGGTTCAAACTGCTGAAGGTGGCTTGAATGAAATCGGTAACATCGTTGTTCGTCTAAGAGAATTGGGCATCCAAGCTGCTTCTGATACTGTTGGTGAAACAGAGCGTGGCATGTTGAATAAAGAGGTGACACAGTTGAAATCTGAAGTTCAACGTATCGCTAACGTAACAACATGGGGAACTACTAAGTTGTTGGATGGATCATCTCCAAAATTCGACTTCCAAGTAGGTATCCGTAACAACGCTGAAGAAGATCGTATCTCTTTCAACGCTTCTGAGAACGTTGCAACTTTGGACGCTCTAGGAATCGCGGGAATTGACTTCTCTTCTAAAGAAGGTGCTCAAGATGCATTGGCGAAATTGGATGCTGCTCAAACATCAGTATCTGGTACTCGTGCAAACCTGGGTGCTCTTCAAAACAGATTGACTTCAACTGTAGACAACTTGGGTGTTGCTACTGAGAATATGTCAGCTGCTAACAGCCGTATCCGTGACACTGACGTTGCTTCAGCATCTTCTGAGATGACTCGTAACAACATCTTGCTCCAAGCTGGTACTTCAACTTTGGCGCAAGCGAACCAATCTAATCAATTGGCTCTTAAGTTGATCGGTTAA
- the clpB gene encoding ATP-dependent chaperone ClpB has protein sequence MANDIEKMTRKSQEAMQAAAKLAERKGNPSVEPEHLLLELVQQSEGIVPRLLDKLTVPQADFLGDLRKKVDRFPQMSGGGQKQFASPRLEKIFTAAEKEAAEWGDAYISTEHFFLGMLKSGDAEISALFKKFNINTDKVKTALTEMRGNQKVTDDDPENKYEVLRKYAKDLTALAAEGKLDPVIGRDEEIRRVVQVLSRRTKNNPVLIGEPGVGKTAIAEGLALRILKHDVPDNLVGKKLMALDMGALVAGAKYRGEFEDRLKAVIKEVTSSDGQIILFIDELHTLVGAGKTEGAMDAGQLLKPALARGELRCIGATTLDEYRKYIEKDAALERRFQTVMVEEPNEEDAITILRGLKEKYEVHHGIRITDSALVAAVKLSRRYITNRFLPDKAIDLVDEAASKLGIETRSVPEEIDKIERELMQLRIEKEAMKKEKDEASKDRLSVIDKEISELTAKNQLVREKWEFEKGGISQIKKLKADIEDLKVAISKAEREGDLGKAAELKYGKLPETERKLKAMEDRSKEQKTSSESRMLKEEVGPEDIAEVVAKWTRIPVSKMLESDTQKLLKMEEQLQKRVVGQNHALEIVADAIRRARAEISDPNRPIGSFIFLGPTGVGKTETVKALAEFLFDDEQAVVRIDMSEYMEKHAVSRLVGAPPGYVGYEEGGQLTESVRRRPYSVVLLDEIEKAHPDVFNILLQVLDDGRLTDGQGRTVDFKNTVLIMTSNVGSQAILDLNMSEEQKRSAVLDALRNHFRPEFLNRIDETVIFNSLGENQIAGIVKVQLDLVAQRLRAKKIAIDFDNKAIEFLAKKGYDPIYGARPLKRVIQTELLNPLSKELIAGKVKSGDTVKVSAADNHLTF, from the coding sequence ATGGCAAATGATATTGAAAAAATGACGCGAAAAAGCCAGGAGGCCATGCAGGCGGCGGCTAAATTGGCTGAGCGTAAAGGCAATCCCTCTGTCGAGCCTGAACATCTTCTTTTGGAACTGGTGCAGCAGTCTGAAGGGATCGTCCCGCGCCTGTTGGACAAATTGACAGTTCCGCAAGCCGATTTCCTGGGTGACCTTCGCAAGAAGGTGGATCGTTTTCCGCAAATGTCGGGTGGAGGTCAAAAGCAATTCGCCAGCCCCCGTTTGGAAAAGATCTTTACCGCCGCTGAAAAAGAGGCGGCCGAGTGGGGGGATGCTTACATCTCGACTGAACATTTCTTTTTGGGGATGTTGAAGTCTGGGGATGCGGAAATCTCAGCACTCTTTAAAAAATTCAACATTAACACTGATAAAGTAAAAACCGCTTTGACGGAAATGCGTGGCAATCAAAAAGTCACTGATGATGATCCTGAAAATAAATACGAAGTTTTGCGTAAATATGCGAAAGATCTGACAGCATTGGCTGCGGAAGGAAAACTTGATCCTGTCATTGGACGTGATGAAGAAATCCGTCGTGTGGTTCAGGTATTGTCTCGTCGTACTAAAAACAATCCGGTCCTTATAGGGGAGCCTGGAGTTGGTAAAACTGCCATTGCCGAAGGCTTGGCTCTAAGAATTTTAAAGCATGATGTTCCAGATAACTTGGTTGGCAAAAAATTAATGGCCTTGGATATGGGGGCTTTGGTTGCCGGAGCGAAGTATCGCGGCGAATTTGAAGACCGTTTGAAGGCTGTAATTAAAGAAGTCACTTCAAGCGATGGACAGATCATCTTGTTCATTGATGAACTTCATACTTTGGTCGGCGCTGGAAAAACCGAAGGTGCCATGGATGCCGGGCAATTGCTAAAGCCTGCCTTGGCGCGCGGCGAACTTCGCTGTATCGGGGCGACGACTTTGGATGAGTATCGTAAATATATTGAAAAAGATGCGGCCCTTGAACGTCGTTTCCAGACCGTGATGGTCGAGGAGCCGAACGAAGAGGATGCGATTACGATCTTGCGTGGGTTGAAGGAAAAATACGAAGTCCATCATGGAATTCGTATAACTGACTCTGCCCTGGTCGCGGCTGTGAAGCTTTCTCGTCGCTATATTACCAACCGCTTCTTGCCGGACAAAGCGATCGACTTGGTCGATGAGGCCGCCAGCAAACTCGGTATTGAAACTCGCTCAGTTCCTGAGGAGATTGACAAGATCGAAAGAGAATTGATGCAGCTTCGTATTGAAAAAGAGGCGATGAAGAAAGAAAAGGATGAGGCGTCGAAGGATCGATTGTCCGTCATTGATAAAGAAATTTCTGAATTAACCGCCAAGAATCAACTTGTTCGCGAAAAGTGGGAGTTTGAAAAAGGCGGCATTTCACAAATTAAAAAATTAAAAGCTGATATCGAAGATCTTAAGGTGGCTATTTCCAAAGCGGAACGCGAGGGGGATTTAGGCAAGGCGGCTGAGTTGAAATACGGCAAGCTTCCTGAAACCGAGCGCAAACTAAAGGCCATGGAAGATCGTAGCAAAGAGCAAAAGACCTCTTCTGAAAGCCGTATGCTGAAAGAGGAAGTCGGCCCAGAGGATATCGCGGAAGTCGTCGCGAAGTGGACACGTATTCCAGTCAGTAAAATGTTGGAAAGTGACACGCAAAAGCTTCTTAAGATGGAAGAGCAATTGCAAAAACGTGTGGTTGGACAAAATCATGCCTTGGAAATCGTGGCAGATGCGATTCGTCGGGCTCGTGCCGAAATCTCGGACCCAAATCGTCCTATTGGAAGCTTTATTTTCTTGGGTCCAACAGGGGTTGGTAAAACCGAAACTGTGAAGGCCTTGGCAGAGTTTCTCTTCGACGATGAGCAAGCCGTAGTACGCATCGATATGAGTGAGTACATGGAGAAACATGCGGTGTCTCGCTTGGTCGGAGCTCCTCCGGGATATGTGGGTTATGAAGAGGGCGGCCAGCTGACGGAGTCTGTTCGTCGCCGTCCTTACAGCGTGGTCCTTTTGGATGAAATTGAGAAGGCGCATCCTGATGTTTTCAATATTTTATTGCAAGTCTTGGATGACGGCAGACTGACAGATGGTCAGGGGCGCACTGTGGATTTTAAAAACACCGTGTTGATTATGACTTCAAATGTGGGTTCGCAAGCGATTTTGGATCTCAACATGAGCGAAGAACAAAAACGTTCAGCGGTTCTGGATGCTTTGAGAAATCATTTCCGTCCAGAGTTCTTGAATCGTATTGATGAAACAGTGATCTTCAACTCTTTGGGCGAAAATCAAATTGCGGGCATTGTGAAGGTGCAGTTGGATCTTGTGGCGCAAAGATTGAGAGCGAAGAAGATCGCCATCGACTTTGACAACAAGGCGATCGAATTCTTGGCGAAGAAAGGTTACGACCCAATTTATGGTGCGCGTCCGTTGAAACGTGTCATCCAGACGGAGTTGCTAAACCCTCTCTCCAAAGAATTGATCGCGGGAAAAGTGAAGTCAGGTGACACTGTGAAAGTCAGTGCGGCGGACAATCATTTGACATTCTAA
- a CDS encoding sigma-54 interaction domain-containing protein: MLNHKEVIAKSPAFIEAVELAKRVAESSANVLILGESGSGKEVIAQMIHDLSKRKSRAFIPLNCSAIPENLLESELFGYAKGAFTGAGISRMGLFEEAEGGTLFLDEIGDLDLNLQAKLLRVIQERKIKRVGENTYRPINIRIICATHENLQEAIKRKSFREDLYFRLNVISIEVPPLRQRHEDIMPLAYHFLRRYSSANGKVLSSFSADAIESLMSHSWPGNVRELENLIERAVVLCSTHVIQREDLRLLKSSSEVASVLPSTFESLQQFLVDKNPYKKILPIEEITQQYIQYALEINRGAKDKTARDLGIDRKTLYRRLRSSEDRS, translated from the coding sequence ATGCTGAATCACAAGGAAGTCATTGCGAAAAGCCCCGCCTTCATTGAAGCAGTTGAGTTGGCAAAGCGGGTCGCAGAAAGCTCGGCCAACGTTTTAATTTTAGGAGAGAGCGGCTCGGGCAAAGAAGTCATTGCACAGATGATTCATGATTTGAGCAAACGCAAGAGTCGAGCCTTTATTCCCCTCAATTGTTCAGCAATTCCAGAGAACCTCCTCGAGTCAGAACTTTTCGGATATGCCAAGGGGGCCTTCACCGGAGCGGGCATTTCACGCATGGGGCTTTTTGAAGAGGCTGAAGGTGGGACCTTATTTTTAGATGAGATTGGGGATTTGGACCTCAACCTGCAGGCAAAACTTTTGCGCGTTATACAAGAACGAAAAATCAAGCGAGTCGGAGAGAATACCTACAGACCGATCAATATTCGGATCATTTGTGCCACTCACGAAAACCTTCAAGAGGCTATTAAACGAAAGTCCTTTCGCGAAGATTTGTATTTTCGTTTAAATGTGATTTCGATTGAGGTGCCGCCATTGCGGCAACGGCATGAGGATATTATGCCGTTGGCGTATCACTTTTTAAGGCGCTACTCGAGTGCAAACGGCAAAGTACTAAGCAGCTTCAGCGCTGATGCGATAGAGTCCTTGATGAGCCACTCTTGGCCCGGTAATGTGCGCGAGCTGGAAAACTTAATTGAGCGGGCAGTTGTTCTTTGCTCGACCCATGTTATTCAAAGGGAAGACCTGCGGTTGCTGAAGTCCTCTTCGGAGGTAGCCAGCGTCCTGCCATCTACTTTTGAAAGCTTGCAGCAATTTTTGGTTGATAAAAATCCCTATAAAAAAATTCTGCCTATCGAAGAGATTACCCAGCAATATATTCAATACGCCCTGGAAATCAATCGCGGTGCCAAAGATAAAACAGCACGAGATTTGGGAATTGATCGAAAAACATTATACCGGCGTTTGCGCTCTAGCGAAGATAGATCATAA
- a CDS encoding sigma-54 interaction domain-containing protein codes for MNDNNSTILPASQNANQVMWNTNTTSKVMENKTIVYQSEVMGSMMKMIDRVAPSQANILVLGESGTGKELIARSIHERSGRKNKPFIAINCGALRETLLESELFGHEKGSFTGAYNRKIGLAEAANGGTLFLDEIGELDPAIQSKLLRFIQEGEMFRVGGKDPIKVDIRLICATNRELDQEVSRGNFREDLFYRINTIVVSAPPLRRRKEDIPALVNHFLNNSQHAYLNRGRTVSEDAMKALMKYEWPGNIRELQNVCERLQILSDGHMIMLNDVPENIRNPETQKDAIDYDPAMTLHDLEKRYILKALAHFGGNKTQAANNLGITIKTLYNKLHEYGEFEKFAVHSKPMK; via the coding sequence ATGAACGATAACAACTCAACAATCCTTCCTGCTTCTCAGAATGCTAACCAAGTGATGTGGAATACAAACACAACTTCTAAGGTTATGGAAAACAAGACCATTGTCTATCAGTCTGAAGTGATGGGCAGCATGATGAAGATGATCGACCGCGTAGCTCCTTCTCAAGCAAACATCCTGGTGCTTGGTGAATCAGGTACAGGTAAAGAGTTGATCGCTCGTTCTATCCATGAACGTTCTGGTCGTAAGAATAAACCTTTCATCGCAATCAACTGCGGTGCTCTTCGTGAAACTCTTCTTGAGTCAGAATTGTTCGGTCATGAAAAAGGATCTTTCACTGGCGCTTACAACCGCAAAATCGGTTTGGCAGAAGCGGCTAACGGTGGAACTTTGTTCTTGGACGAAATCGGTGAATTGGATCCAGCGATCCAATCTAAACTTCTTCGCTTCATCCAGGAAGGCGAGATGTTCCGTGTTGGTGGAAAAGACCCTATCAAAGTGGATATCCGTTTGATCTGTGCGACTAACAGAGAATTGGATCAAGAAGTTTCACGCGGTAACTTCCGTGAGGACCTTTTCTATCGCATCAACACAATCGTAGTAAGTGCTCCGCCTTTGCGCCGTCGTAAAGAGGACATCCCTGCACTTGTGAACCATTTCTTGAATAACTCGCAACACGCTTACTTGAATCGCGGTCGTACAGTATCTGAAGACGCGATGAAAGCTTTGATGAAGTACGAGTGGCCAGGAAATATCCGTGAACTTCAAAACGTGTGTGAAAGATTGCAGATCTTGTCTGACGGTCACATGATCATGTTGAATGACGTTCCTGAGAATATCAGAAACCCTGAGACTCAGAAGGACGCTATCGACTACGATCCTGCAATGACTTTGCACGATTTGGAAAAGCGCTACATCCTTAAAGCTTTGGCGCACTTTGGTGGTAACAAAACTCAAGCGGCTAACAACTTGGGTATCACCATCAAGACTTTGTATAACAAACTTCATGAGTACGGCGAGTTCGAAAAATTCGCGGTTCACTCTAAACCGATGAAGTAG
- the ribB gene encoding 3,4-dihydroxy-2-butanone-4-phosphate synthase, producing MEFNTIPEILDDVRAGKIVILVDDEDRENEGDLILATDHVNAQSINFMISEARGLVCLCMTPQQMDRLQLPLMVRDEYNYAPNKTAFTVSIEAAEGISTGISAADRAHTCKVAANPHAKPSDVHMPGHIFPIRAQQGGVLKRAGHTEASVDLARLAGLNPAAVICEVMNPDGSMARVPDLKEFAKKHNIKIGTIVDLIAYRLANETLVEELSSVSLPASFGENYKARVFRSTVDGLEHLVIQKGEIKKDQPTLIRVHVDNFTRDFMSALQRGASSVVESLKMIEEAGSGAFVLLRGNNRTQGLAQELQVLMGLEDIRPTTPLMDERDYGIGAQILREIGANRIRLITNKPEKKVGLKAFDLEIVEIVSIENCKGAN from the coding sequence ATGGAATTCAATACAATCCCTGAAATTCTTGACGATGTTCGCGCTGGCAAGATTGTTATCTTGGTGGATGACGAAGATCGTGAAAACGAAGGCGACCTTATTCTTGCGACTGATCACGTGAATGCTCAGTCGATCAACTTTATGATCTCAGAAGCTCGTGGATTGGTTTGTTTGTGTATGACTCCACAACAAATGGATCGTTTGCAATTGCCTCTGATGGTTCGCGATGAGTACAACTACGCTCCAAACAAAACGGCCTTCACGGTCAGTATTGAAGCGGCAGAGGGTATTAGCACGGGGATCTCGGCGGCGGATCGCGCGCATACTTGTAAAGTGGCGGCAAATCCTCATGCCAAACCTTCTGATGTACATATGCCGGGACATATCTTCCCTATTCGTGCGCAACAAGGTGGCGTGTTGAAGCGTGCCGGTCATACGGAAGCCAGCGTGGATTTGGCCCGCCTTGCGGGATTGAATCCAGCCGCAGTCATTTGCGAGGTCATGAATCCAGACGGAAGCATGGCGCGTGTTCCTGATTTGAAGGAGTTCGCCAAAAAGCACAATATTAAAATCGGGACGATCGTTGATTTGATCGCATACCGTTTGGCTAATGAAACTTTGGTCGAAGAGCTTTCGAGCGTCAGCTTGCCGGCGTCCTTTGGTGAGAACTATAAGGCGCGTGTCTTCCGCAGCACGGTGGATGGTCTTGAACATCTCGTTATTCAAAAAGGCGAGATCAAAAAAGATCAACCGACTTTGATTCGCGTGCATGTCGACAACTTCACAAGAGACTTCATGTCCGCTTTGCAGCGTGGAGCTTCGTCTGTCGTTGAAAGCTTGAAAATGATCGAAGAGGCCGGCAGCGGTGCTTTTGTTCTGCTTCGTGGTAACAACCGCACGCAAGGCTTGGCGCAAGAGCTGCAAGTTCTTATGGGATTGGAAGACATTCGTCCCACAACTCCGCTTATGGATGAACGAGACTATGGCATTGGCGCACAGATTTTGCGCGAGATCGGCGCGAACAGAATTCGCCTGATCACCAATAAGCCAGAGAAAAAAGTCGGTTTGAAAGCATTTGATTTGGAAATTGTTGAAATTGTTTCGATTGAAAACTGTAAAGGGGCTAACTAA